A stretch of DNA from Dokdonia sp. PRO95:
CTCTTAAAAATGCAGCAGGTAACTTCTATATTAATGACAAGCCTACTGGAGCAGTTGTAGGGCAACAACCTTTTGGTGGAGCTCGTGCATCTGGAACTAATGATAAGGCTGGTTCTATGCTTAACTTACTACGCTGGGTAAGCCCACGTATGATTAAGGAAACATTTGTAACTCCTACAGATTACAGATACCCTTTCTTAGCAAAAAAGTAATAGACTAAGACAACTACTAATGATAAAGCCCATTCTTTAAAAAGAATGGGCTTTGTTTTTTTAATACGCTGTGCTAGTTAAATTACTTTATGAATCCAACTCCAGCTGTTGTATTTGTAATGGGATCAATAATAATGAATGAGCCTCCTTGCTTATGATCTATGTAACGATCATAAAAAAGTGATTTAGCAAGTTTAAAATGTACCGTTGCAATTTCGTTAATTGTAACTTCACTTGCTCCAGAGTCTCGTGTTGAGTAATCTGTCGGGATGATTTCTTGTATTTGAGATACCTTTGCAAGTATGCGTTGGGTCATATGCTGCAATTCATATTTTTTTCCAGCAGTAAGTACTGTATCATCCATCCAGCATACCGTAGCTTTAAGCTCTTTTGTTTGCTCAGGAATGTCACTAGACTTCACAATAATATCACCTCTAGTGACATTAATATCATCTTCTAGCGTGAGTGTTATAGAATTACCCGCTTGGGCTTCTTTAAATGAGTCTTTGTAGCTGAATATATCTTGAACTTTTGATGACTTTAAGCTAGGTAGTACTGTTATGTCATCTCCTACTGCAATGGAACTCCCATACACCTTACCTGCATATCCTCTAAAGTCATGAAAAGCATTGGTTTTTGGTCGTATTACTGTTTGCACAGGAAAACGCATAGGCGTATCGCTAGCTGCTTCTGGTGTTACGTTTTCTAAATATCCTAAAATAGATGGTCCTTCATACCAGCTCATTTTCGCGGAAGCGGAAGCCACATTATCCCCTGTAAGTGCACTTATAGGAATAAACGTTATCTCTTGATCTTTATAACCACTCTTTGCTCGAAGTGCATCAATGTCATTTTTAATACTATCAAAAACAGACTGATCATAATCTACCAAGTCCATTTTATTTACTGCAATTACCACGTGCTTAACTTGTAAAAGCGCATTGATAAAGAAATGCCTAAATGTTTGCTCGATAACG
This window harbors:
- a CDS encoding GTP-binding protein codes for the protein MEVLKLATAGSVDDGKSTLIGRLLYDTQSLTDDKLEAIEKSSKKLGYDYLDFSLATDGLVAEREQGITIDVAHIYFSTPTKSYIIADSPGHVEYTRNMITGASNASVSIILIDARKGVIEQTFRHFFINALLQVKHVVIAVNKMDLVDYDQSVFDSIKNDIDALRAKSGYKDQEITFIPISALTGDNVASASAKMSWYEGPSILGYLENVTPEAASDTPMRFPVQTVIRPKTNAFHDFRGYAGKVYGSSIAVGDDITVLPSLKSSKVQDIFSYKDSFKEAQAGNSITLTLEDDINVTRGDIIVKSSDIPEQTKELKATVCWMDDTVLTAGKKYELQHMTQRILAKVSQIQEIIPTDYSTRDSGASEVTINEIATVHFKLAKSLFYDRYIDHKQGGSFIIIDPITNTTAGVGFIK